The DNA region GTTCCTCACTTCATATTAAGCGAGTAGACTTCCAAAAACTAGTTCTCTCGTTTCGTTTATGAGATTCAATAGAAATGTAAGCTACGAGTTAAATGAAATCGATGTTAAGTTAgactctaatttaatttattcatcacaCTCGAAATTCGAGAATAATGTAAGTAATGAGACAAAAACATTAAAGTCGAACATACGCTTTAGGATGTTGAAAAATTTTacactttttttatttgtatttgatattaaagataaaattaaattatataaaatattaataaaaaataatttttaaacaaaattataatttttttgaaccaaatattattctataacaTAGAAGCTAGAACACCCCCAACTTCCATTTCAATCTTAATGGGttattaactaatattattgatttaatttatttttttaaatatattataacaaaatagtttaaaaataatttaataattttattattaatataattttattatttcccTAGGAAAAAAAAAGAGGTTATATTCCAAAAATAGCCTAGTCACAAAGTGTTttacaaaaacaacattttaCTTCTGAAAAAAAAGACCCTTTTACCCttaataaattgtattattcttctttttgtttccctttttttcttcatttcttcttatcttcttctccaactcttcatcttctttctctcttcttcttcttccccaaCGTTtcatcttttttctcttttcttcctCGTCCCCGCATACCCGACTCCCCAGCAAGCAACCGGACGCTCCCCTCGACTATCCCCGACTCAACGAAGGACGCTTCCCCTACCCGCGACTACCCAAGCAACGCATGCAAGGCGATCTCTCCCACTGATTGAGCTCTGACAACGCCAATGGGTATGCGTACATTGCGTCTACGCAAAATATAGTTTACGTAGGACAATTTGCGTAGACGTAGACGCAAACTATAGTTTGCGCCAACACAAAGTATAGTTTGCACCAACGCAAAGTATAGTTTGCGTCTACGTCTACGCAAATTGTCGTATGCAAACTATACTTTGCGTAGACCCAATGTACGCATACCCATTGACATTTGTCGAAGCTCAATCAGTGGGAGAGATCACCTTGCATGCGTTGCTTGGGTAGTAACGAGCAAAGGGAAGCATCCCGCGTTGAGTCGGGGATAGTCATGGGGAGCGTCGCGGGAGCGTCCGGTTGCTTGTTTGCTAGGGAGTCGGGTATGCGGggatgaggaagaagagagaaagaagatgaagcgtcgggaagaagaagagagaaaaaaaatgaagacttagggaagaagaagagaaaagaagagaagaagaaatgaataagaaaagggaaacgaagaagaagaaaatttaCCAACgacaaaatgattttttttttcgggGGCAAAGGTtatttttgcaaaaaaaaattgtaactagattatttatgaaatatacgATCCTTTggagggtcatttcgtcaaatttccctatatatataatacaagtGGTAgagttacaaaattaaaaaaaaatagtttgaccATCCTAACAGTAATATATATGGAAGGTGGAGGTAGACACTTTCTTCTATTAATAATCTTCTTCTCTAAGTTTCATAAGAAATTGTGGATTAAAAAACAAGTTCCAAAAGATACTAAACGTGAGGAAGAAGATTACAGGCTTTCAAAATACCAATATAAATATCTCAATCTTAATTACAACCCGACGACggtgattaattatttatggcGACAACTTCTAGCTCCGGCCAGATCTCAGTCGTTAACCCTAAATTCTGTTCACCTTACCCAGTTGATATCATCATAAAACAGAAGCGCTCCACCCTAAGTAAACAAAAATACGCCGTCACCGGCGTTAATGGGGATTCCTTGTTTCAGGTGACAGGGAACTTCTTCGGCTTCCATCACCGTCGCTTCCTCCTTGATCCCGCCGGAAACACCATCCTCACTCTTCAGAAAAGTGTATGAGCATGCATTCAAGATGTTGTCTTTTTCCAACCCCATATCTGTGTGTTTGTTGtcttatttgaaaagaaaaattacatttttcaGAGTATGAGCATGCATTCAAGATGGGAAGTTTTCAGGGGAGACAGTACCGATTATAAGAATCTATTATTTAGCCTGAAGAGGTCTTCTATGTTCCAAATAAAGACTCAATATGATGTTTTCATGGCTACCAATCCAGAGGAACGTGGTAGTTGTGATTTCAAGATCTATAAAAAAGAGATCTATGCTGGAAACACTAAAAACATCGCTATAGCTCAGGTAAGCGATtttctataatattatataaaatggattgaattgatttgatttagtttggtttggtttggtttggtttgatttggtttggtttggtttggtttggtttggtttgattgaATTGCAGATGCACAATCAAATTGGTTGTTTCAAGAACAAGTATTGGGTGACAGTTTATCCTAATGTTGATTCTGCATTTATAGTTACTCTTGCTGTAATCCTTAAAGAGATCAAATCAAAAGCAAGAAGACGCAATGCTAGTGGAggaataaacaataataataataatattggaaTGTGATCATATAGTTTGCAGTTtcattctctttattttatatagtacTAACAAATAAAGACAGATGTCTTATGATATGATGTTATTAATGTGTGATTATTTGTTGTAACTTTATGTTGATTAActcataataaattatgtaatatttGTCTATGAACAATTACACTTTACACATGCATATATTGGGTCGACAGAGTGAAATACACATTCAAActcgttttttattttactatttgaTTCCGACCTCAACAATATCTCTATTTTTATACACATACTCAATTTGTCGGGTACCCGATTCCGACGAATACTCATTACTcgattaaaatacttataagaTTGTAGATGTTAACcaaacataaatttaataataattttatcgaaatgtaaaaaaaaatattacttacctACATACTTATGTTTAGACAATGAATAAAGATAACAACTTTATTGTTACTAGCATGAATCCCGTACATTTGCacggataagaatatatatacaaaatattatttacctataaatattttagataaaattaatattattaaaatctaatttatttaaaattagttttagtttgtaaaaattaagtttaatctaaacttaatgttaacatatatattttattcccCGGCACCCACTTAATCCCttaattgaccatcatcttgtgactcacactttttcatatgactCTTTTAtcctctcgacaaaccacccaccaatcttagtcgacctcaattgatgacacacatCTTATCTCTCGTctaactcaaccactaacccccccaattgaccctcatcttatgactcacactttttcatatgtttctTTATCCTCTCGGCAAATCATCCGTTGaccctaatcttgtgactcacactttttcacatgcctctttatccctcgacacaccactcaccaatcttagttgacctctcttttactctcacttcaacaaatcaataaccaatctcaattgatcacacacctcttatccatcGTCAAAACCCAAACACTAACCCCAACTGAACGACATCTTTTGATTCACACTTTTTCACGTCTCTTTATCCTCTCATATGCCTCTTtcccctcgacaaaccacccactgaCCCTAATCTTGTTACTCatactttttcatatatttctttatccctcgataaaccactcacca from Impatiens glandulifera chromosome 5, dImpGla2.1, whole genome shotgun sequence includes:
- the LOC124938966 gene encoding protein LURP-one-related 15-like — its product is MATTSSSGQISVVNPKFCSPYPVDIIIKQKRSTLSKQKYAVTGVNGDSLFQVTGNFFGFHHRRFLLDPAGNTILTLQKSSMSMHSRWEVFRGDSTDYKNLLFSLKRSSMFQIKTQYDVFMATNPEERGSCDFKIYKKEIYAGNTKNIAIAQVSDFL